The nucleotide window AAACCagtttgtcaggaaaaaaaaaaaattacaggcaATGACACCAATGCTCTCTGGATAGCTTTGTGtgtagttttccttttttaaaaaacctacTTCTCAAAGCTGCATCTGCAGCCTGCGAGACTGATCTAAAAGTCGTCTTTCACATTTCCTCTCGCGGTTCTTAGAAGCAGGTACCGATACGACGGCGACACGCCGGTTTTAATCCCCAGGTTATGTGAGTGCCCATCTTCGCTCTGGCAGCGGTGGCACCGAGCTCGCTGGTTTTTCCAGAGAAGGTTTCAGTATTTACAGAGCATAGGGGACATCTACGGGTcggggaaggaggaagagggagaagagggaagaaagcGGCAGAAACAATTCACCTACCTTTCTTAGAGTCATAGCTAGAGGGCCTGTAATGTTGTTCTAGCTGGTTAGTGATCGTTTTCAAAGAGTCACTGCTCTGTTTGTGCACAGAGCTGGCATTTAGGACAGTCTGACTTAGTCCCTCGTTTGAAGCCACTGCTGCGGAGTTGTATCTCAGGattccctggctctgcagagcattAAAGTTCCCATAGTTTGTATAATTGCTATAAAAAGGTGAGGTGTAATAAATATGCCTCcccaggagggaggagggcGAGTAGGCAGCGCTGTGCGGGGCGGAGGCGGGGGTGGCCGAGGAGAGCGGCGCAGGCTGACAGCCTTGGCCCAGGGTCTGACTCTTGAGGTCCGAGGTGGCGATTTCGGCCAGAGACCAGAGCTTGGGCTTGCTGGCCGGCGTCGGGGGGCCGGGGGAGGCGCGGGGCCCCAGCGCCGCCTTGCTAGCGCTGCGAGCGGCGTCGGCGTGCGGGTGGCCGAGGAGCGGGGCCTCCACGGCCGCCAGCGGAGAGGAGGTGGCGGGCTTGGCCGGCGGGTCgcgctccccgccgccgccgtcaTCCTCTTCGAtgtcctcctcctcgtcctcgtcctcgtcctcttcctcctcctcgaTGTCCTCGTACTTGTCTTTGCACTCCGAGCCCGACTCGCAGAGGGGGTCTCCCGCTCGGCAGGGCAGCTTCTCGCCGTCCGATTCGGCGGAGCACGAGTGGTCCGTCAGCGAGTCGACTTGCAAGCTGATCCCTGCGGAGGCCCGCCGGGCACAGAGAGGCAGTAAGGAGGGGCGGCAAAACAGAGCGGGAGAGAAGCGAGCCCAGCCACCACCGCGCCACCGCTGCGGCCAGGCAGGCTCAAGCCATCCCGGCCTTTTCCCATTCCGAGGAGCATCCATCCCCACGGGCTGGCTCTTTCGCGGGCCCCCCGCACCTCCCCGCCTAGCCCCTCACGGCGTCACCAGCCTCCCCCCGCCCGCCTCGGCCACGGGCACTGATCGGCGACAAGAGACCGGAGCAGCCGGTGGCGACGGGACGGGGCaggtttggggttatttttgttAAATGCCGGGCCCCCACTCCTACCCCCGCTGCCCCGGACCCGGGGGACTCGACGGGGCGGGATGGAGCCACCCCGCCGGGGCCGCAGGCACCCCACGCCTACCTTCGTCCTCCGCGGAGGTTTCGTTGCTCTCGGGCATTTTCTCGGGACTCTCCTCCTTACTCCTCGCTCCATCGCCTTCGTCGTCGTCCTCATCCTCGCTCTTGTTCCGGGGGGCCCAGGTCATCTTGTTCTCCTTCTTGAGCCGCCGGCGGGCGTTGGCGAACCAGGTGGAGACCTGGGTGAGGGTCATCTTGGTGATGATGGCCAGCATGATCTTCTCGCCCTTGGTGGGGTAGGGGTTCTTGCggtgctcctgcagccaggcctTCAGCGTGGCCGTGGCGTCGCGGGTGGCGTTTTTCCTGTACGCGGGGTCGTTGAGCTGGTAGGGGTAGGCAGGGCTGCCGTACGGGTGGTAGCTGATGGCTCCGGTCATCCCCGTCGTATGGGCGTCGTAAGGGGAGCCCTGGACAGAACAAAACGGTGGGGTTGGCAATTTGTTATTGCTGATAGCCATTAGTGAGTTGTCAAGGCGAGATCGGCGGTTATATTTGTATTTCCCCGGGATGGTGTCTTGTATCCATATTCTATGAGGGGGAGTAGCAGCACCCAAAGGCCATTAAGTTACAATTCCCCCCCTCCTTCCTCCGCccagcacacagacacaggcaCACGCGCTTAAAATCGGCGATGTTTTAATCTTTCTGACTAATTTCAGCTCCTTGTAATTGAATATTTCCCAATATAATTTTTGAACCGCGTAGACATTTTAAAGGCCCTACAGGTAGTGCCTTGATATCAACATTTCTCTCAAAGGTTCAaaagatgtttccttttttgctATAGAAAATACAACAAAGCCGCCACTTAGCAATTCACTGCACTAATGCATTGCAAATCCAATTTGCAAATCAGAAGATATGCACCGTTTCGAATTGTTCAAATGCGATGTAATTAGCATTTTAATTCGCTCTTTAACGTTTAAATTGCGCTTATTTAAGTCTGCATAATGCAAGAAAAGTTAAAGATATCCCTAAGAAACTCGCTAACTTTCAGCACATCTCTGAACCCCGCAGATCGGAGAGTCATAGGCTCAACATCGCCCAATATCCCGCACAGTTCACAACCTCGCTGCAACTTCCAGCCACTCGCCTACTGCTTCtcaacaggaaaaacaagagaGACCCTCAGATCTTTTATATCACCTCGAATAAAGACTGCACGACAATTTATGCACTGTATTATGAACAGACGGAAAGCAAGCAGTTTCCCCGTCACTTTGCAGGGAGAGAGAACTACCCCGCTGCTATCCTCTGCTAGGATATCGACAGAGGCTCTAGTCTCAAATTCCGGGCACAGGTCTTTGTGTGTACGGACTAGAGATGTGTCTGACTCTCTGTGTGCGTGCGTGTTTATAAAACTATATAACCATCTAGACGTGCAGTTTATTTATATAGtttatggttttatttatatacTTTATGCACAGAACACACACAACACGGAATTGCAACTGCTCCTTAAACTAATAAGAAGAAAGTGAAATCCGAAACTGCGGCCACTACGACCATTTTGGGCTTAAGCGAAGCTCACAGATCGCAAACAGATGCTCCTTTTCATTCCCAAAATCCAGTTAAACCATTAGCACAAAACACACtgaaagtaaataaaaccaCACGGGGATAAAGCCCCCAGCGCTTCTAAACACCGActtaaaagagagagagaaaaataaaatagggaaaaaaaaaaaaaaaagaagaagaaaaaggaaactctCCCTTGTGCTATCACTGcgaaaagaaaaaatatatattaaaagaaaaaaaaaaaaaaaaaaaaaaaaaaaagcctgagaCACACAGACACGGGGATAGAATGAAAGCATCCAACCCTACCCAGCTGGCTGAGACCATCCGTATTTCCTCAACCAAAGCGCCCTCCCGGCTCCCCAAACCGCGCGGAGAGCCCGGGACCCAGGCCTGTCTGCACCGCGCTTGGCTGGGACGCGAAGCggctccccagccccggccccggccccggcccgccgcTCCGCCGCGTCCGCTCCGCTCCGTTCCGTTCTGCTCGTCCCCGGCCGGGCTGCGGGGCGGCGCGGAGCGATGCGCGGCCGGCGCCGGCAgcgcggaggcggcggcggtgCGGGGCGCCCGGTTCTGCGGCGTGGTGTCGGGGGCTGATGGTGAGTGTGTGAGGAGAGAGGCTGAAGATGATGAGGATGAGAATGCGGATGCTAATGAAGAAGGAGAGGGTTTCTCTTCGGTAGTTACCATATAGGAGGGGAATCCCGTGGCGGGGTCTGTGGAGTACTGGAGCGGGCTGGTGAAGCCTGTGGCCGCCGCCTGGGCGGTGAAAGCTGCCGATCCCGGGTAAGGGCT belongs to Vidua macroura isolate BioBank_ID:100142 chromosome 1, ASM2450914v1, whole genome shotgun sequence and includes:
- the IRX2 gene encoding iroquois-class homeodomain protein IRX-2, with protein sequence MSYPQGYLYQPPGSLALYSCPAYGASALAAPRSEELARSSSGSAFSPYPGSAAFTAQAAATGFTSPLQYSTDPATGFPSYMGSPYDAHTTGMTGAISYHPYGSPAYPYQLNDPAYRKNATRDATATLKAWLQEHRKNPYPTKGEKIMLAIITKMTLTQVSTWFANARRRLKKENKMTWAPRNKSEDEDDDEGDGARSKEESPEKMPESNETSAEDEGISLQVDSLTDHSCSAESDGEKLPCRAGDPLCESGSECKDKYEDIEEEEEDEDEDEEEDIEEDDGGGGERDPPAKPATSSPLAAVEAPLLGHPHADAARSASKAALGPRASPGPPTPASKPKLWSLAEIATSDLKSQTLGQGCQPAPLSSATPASAPHSAAYSPSSLLGRHIYYTSPFYSNYTNYGNFNALQSQGILRYNSAAVASNEGLSQTVLNASSVHKQSSDSLKTITNQLEQHYRPSSYDSKKDPTEVCTVGVQPYL